The genomic interval GCCTTGAAAGCTCTCACCGACAAGACGGACCATTACTCCCCGAAGGAAAAAACTGATGCCCTCAGGGCTTTCTACGGCCTCTGTACCCATATAGACCATCAGATCCGTCTGGTTATAGGAACCCTCCGGGAGATGAGCTTATTAGAGAACACAATCATCATGTTTATCAGCGACCATGGAGATATGCTCTTTAATCACAAGATGCTTGCAAAACGAGTTTTTTATGAAGGATCGGCCAATATACCCTGCCTTATTTCAGGAAAACCTGTTGAAAAATTACGCGGACAAATTGACAACAGACTGGTCTGTCTGGCTGATGTTATGCCGACCCTTCTGGATCTCTGCGGCCTAATAATACCCGATTCTGTGGAGGGCTTGAGTGCTGTCAGGGATGAAAAAAGATCCTATCTGTATGGAGAGATCGGCGAAGGGGACACGGCCAGCCGCATGATCCATGATGGACGTTTCAAACTGATCTATTATCCTCTGGGAAACTACAGTCAGCTCTTTGATTTACAGGAAGATCCGACAGAGCTGCATAATCTATCAGGAGAAGCGGACCACGCGGACAAGCTCAAAGAGTTACAAAAAGAGCTCATGTCCCGCCTGTATAAAGAGGACAGCCAATGGATTCAAGATGCGTCCCTACAGGGGCTTCCTGACAAGGAATATCAAAGGTCCCCCGATTACAGTCTCTACAATCAGAGAGGTGGCCATTGGCCGCCCCCATCAGGTTATGGTTCATTAGGGAAATCCTGATTCCGGGATAGGATCAGAAACTGCCCAAAGTGACCACAAGTGCACCGGCGACAATAAGGAACACTCCCCAGATCTTGGGGGCAGTCGCTTTCTCTTTCAGGATTAATGCCGAAAGGATCAAAGTAAACAAGACCTGTGTCAACAGGAGGGCTGATGTCACAACAGGCCCCAGCGTCTCCAGCGAAATCAGTCTGAAATTGAAATAGACCACCCGGACGAGTATCCCATTGAGGAGGGAAAGAAGTATAATCCTCCCCCGATTCTTCATCGGCTTGAGAGTGCTGAACCCACCCAGTCGGAAAAACAGGATGCCAGCGAGAAGAGCATTGGCAAGATTCTGGGCAATCAATAGAGCAGGCCTCCCCAGATCCGGCAGGATGATGGAAAGGATCACCAAATTTACACCGTTCACAGCCGCGGAAGCGACTCCGAAGAATACGGAGAGAGGAGTAGTTCCCGGGGAAGAGCCTCGCCTGAACAAAAAACCAGCCAGAATCATTACAGCAAAAATGATAAGCCCCAATCCTGTCCAGGAAAGCATTCCGGGACGATGTGAGAGTATAAGAATATCTGATATGACAACAAAGGCAGGGGTGATCTGGAGCAGTGCATTCTGGGCACCGATATCACCCCGTTCAACTCCATTAAAAAAGAGAAGATTCATTGAAAATGGTACAAGAACGACCGACAGGAGCAGGAGCAGGAGTGATGAATGTGGAACTTCTGCCAGAGAGACTAAAGGAATGAAAAACAGAGCAACTGCCAGACCGGCAAATGACCTGAAAAACATAAAGGTGATTGAGTTTGTCTGCTTCAGAACAGACTTGGCCATCAACATACCTATGGACATGATAAACGCAGCCCCGATAGGCAGGAAGTATATGGCACTATTCATGGGACCATCATAGCCTGCCCCTGGGACAGAAAACCATTCACAATACAGCGATTATTTATACGATTCGCCATCCGCATAGGCTCGGGGAGACAGGCCGGTCTCCCTCTTAAAGGCCTTACTGAAATAATTGGGATCAGCAAAACCCGTGGCGGCGGCGGCATCGGCGACGGTCATGCCCGGGGTCAGAAGGAGTTCTTTCGCCATTTCCATGCGGTGCATGATTTGAAATTCCTTGTAGCTCAGCCCCGTGACCCGCCTGAAACAGCGGCTGATGTAACTGGGACTCTTTTTCAATCGGTCTGAAACCTCCTGCAGAGAAGGTGGTTCTCCACTGTGATCTTCCAGAAATGCCCGGATTTCTCCGACCAGGCGCTGCTCCCGTGTGCGGTGGGTCTGTCTGATCTGCCGGGACACATCGCAGAAGAGGCTGTCCAGAATCTCCAGAACTTCGCCAGTCTCGCTAAAGTCATTCAAGCGGGGTGTGAGAACTTCCGGATCGAGGGAGTCGAACCGCACCGCAAAGAGAGAGATCAGACGCCTGTCGATGACGGTGATAAGTTCCAATGCATAGCTTCTTGCTTCTCCCGGACCTGCGACAGCTTTTTTGTATTGAAAAAGATTCGCCAGCTTTCCATGAATCAGATGAAGCCGTCCCTCAACCAGATCATCCCCCAGGGAACGTTCCAGACTCACACGGCTCAGGGAGCCGGGAACCCAGGGGGATTCTCGTTCCCGGAGCGATTTCTCGTTTATTTCACGGACTAAATCTCCAAAGTCCGTATGAGGACCCAATAGCAGAGGCTCAGGAAGAAGGGTAGAATCCTGATTGTTGTCTTCAAGGGCATTCAGGATCTTCCCCGGGGAGATCTCTCCTTCCCGGCTCTGAATAATGAGTTCTGCCGCACCGGCAATACAGGCTCCAAAACAATCACAGCCCATTCCGTCAAACCGTGTTTTCAGGGAGAGCAACAAAGGTCTGCCGCTTCTGCGGGCCAGGGGCAGAGAATGAAAATAGAAGGGGGTGTTTTTCATTTTAAGGATTTGTGACAACTCATTCAGATTGGTTCTGAATTCCGGTCCGGGATGCCGGAGACGCCAGATAAGTTCCCGTTCCTGGGACCGTTGATTCCGGCCAGGGACCTCCTGCTTTTTTTTATCGATCCTCTCCATGCTTTTTCTGATGGATTCGGAAAAATTTCTTCGTGAAATCGGTTTGAGGAGGTAATCGGCGGCCTGATATTTGACAGCCAATCGGGCATAATCAAACTCACTATAGGCCGTTAATATCAGGGCTTCCCCGGAGAGACCATTCTCCCTGAGAAGATTCAAAGCCTCCAGACCCGACATTTCGGGCATTTCAATATCCACCAGCATCAGGTCAGGGTCCAACTCCAGAGCGGTCTCAAGAAAAGTACGGCCTGTAGCGCATTCGGCAATGATCTCTATGGATTTAGAGAACTCAGCTTCCACTAAACTGCGGAGTGCCTTTCTTTCAAGGGCCTCATCCTCTGCAATTATCAAGCGTATCATGCCAGCCGCTCTTTGCAGGGAATCCTGAGACTCACAATGGTGCCTCCCTCGGGGGCATTGGTAATGGCAAAGCCGGCACGCTCGGAAAATGACAGCTCCAGTCTGTCCCGGACATTGGTGACACCGATTCCCTTACGGGATTCATCCCCTCTCCTATTCCAGAGATTCGCCAAGGATTCTTCTGAAATGCCGCATCCGTTATCCCGGACTTCAATATTCAGGAATCCTTCCTGTATCACCGTGGAAACTTGGAGTAAACCATTTTCAGTGACATCCTTTAATCCGTGAGTAATGGAATTTTCGACAAGGGGCTGTAAGATCATGGGAGGAACCGAAACATCCTGTCCCGCCTCATCAATATCAAGGAGAAAACGAATTCTGTCTCCATGACGAACTTCCTGAATCAGGATGTAGGCTTTCAGTACGCCCAGCTCTTTGCTGAAGAAGACCTCTTTTCCTTCATTATCCAGACTGTAGCGGAGGATACTCGAAATAGATTCCACAAGTGACACTGTCACATCAGAATCCAAAAACATGGCGCTCCGTCCAACCATATTCAGGGTATTGAACAGAAAGTGAGGATTGATCTGCAGCTGCAGTGCCCGGAGTTGGGTTTCTCTGTGCGTCTTTTCCCTTTCGGAAGCAGCCAGTTTTTCCTTATTCAAGAGAGCATCCAATTGGGCATTATGCTCGATGTCTTCAACGAAGCCGATGATATTCTTCTTCATGTCATTGAAGGCATCTCCAACAGATTTCAGCTCGCTGTAACGGGTTTCTCTTAAATCTGGAATCAACCAGTTTTTAAGAGAGAGTTCCCTTGCTGCATTTTCCACAGAAAACAGATGGGATGACAAATCCCTTATAAAGAATAGGACAGTACCAAAGTCGAGAAGCAGCAGGATAGCCAGAACTGCGAAAAGCCGCCCCTGTGTCCGTTGCCATTTCAATAAAAAGGACTCATGAGCCTCATTGGAGGCATCCAGATAGGCCACAACAAGTTCCTGGGCCCTGACAACAATATAGACAGCCTGGGTCTTCAAATAACTCATTTCCAGAAATGTAGCATCGTCGAATTTTTCAAGACTCATAATGGTACGGGCGGAATTATCATAATATTCCACCATGCCCAGCAGACTGCGCCTGTAAATGGAATAGGCAGGAGTGCCCGGAGGCGTGATAGCGTAAAAGTGTTCAGCCCTCAAAAGCTCATTCACCCGGTCTAATCCCTGGTCATATCGCTCTATTAGAGAGGGGTCCCTCTGGAGGATATAAGATTCGAACACATCGATCATATGGCCGAGCTCAATGGGTAACCGGGCCATACGGGAGTGGCGTTCCATCATGATCCTGTACTCCTTGATGACCAGGACATAGGCCCCGAAGGAGGCTCCGTATCCTGCAAAAACAGTAAACAATAAGAACAGGAGTTTAATGAGAAATTGATTTCTGATTGATCGGATCTTTGTTTTAAATGCCATTGTGGAACAAGTATAACACCCGCCATACCTCCGGGGATAGCGGATAACAACTATCCCCGGTGGAGAAGGAGACTTTATTGATAGAAGAGATTCGGCAGAGTCATTACGATCTGCGGAATATAGGTTATGGCCAGTAAAACGCTCACCATGACCAGGTAAAAGGGAATCATCGCCCTGGACAATTTCTCAATGGGGATGCGGGATATAGCACTGCCGATAAACAGAACCCCTCCGACAGGAGGTGTAATCAAACCGATACCCAGATTCAGAATCATGACTACACCAAAATGCACAGGATCCATTCCCATTTCCAGAACGATAGGCAGAAGAATGGGGGTCATAATAACAATAAGTGCCGACATACCAGTCAATGTCCCCAGAAAGAGGAGCAGGAGGTTAATCAGAATTAAGATAACAAACTTGCTGCTGGTTAAAGCCATGATTCCGCTGGCAAAAAGTGCCGGTATCTTCAGAAAAGCAACAAGCCAGCCGAAAGCACCGGCTGAGGCAATCAATATCATCACGATGGACAGGGTTTCCAGAGAGGTCCGCAAGATCTTGAAGAATGACCTTAAAGGGATTTCCCTGTATATCACAAATGTGACGAAGAGTGACCAGATGACAGCAATTGCCGCGGCTTCTGTTGCCGTAAAGATCCCGCCGACAACTCCAACAACAACGATGAGGACCGTCAGAAGCCCCCAGGAAGAGTCATATGTTGATTTCAAGGCGAATCTCAGATCAAACTTGTCACCCTTGGGATACTTCCGCAGAACACTGAAAACATAACAGTAGACCATAAGGGCGATACCCAGGAAGATTCCCGGAACCAGGCCTCCCATAAAGAGCTTACCGATACTCACACCTCCGGCAGCCATGGCAAAGATGACAAAATTATGGCTGGGAGGAACAAGAAGCCCCTGTATGGAGCTCGCCATGGTAACAGTAGTGGCGAATTCACCGTCGTACCCATCTTTTTTCATCATAGGAATCATGATAGAACCGATAGAAGACGTATCGGCTGAGGCAGATCCTGAGATTCCCCCAAAAAACATACTGGCCAGGATGTTCACCATAGCCAGGCCTCCCCGCATCCAGCCGATGAGAGCCTTGGAGAGAACAATGAGTCGGTTGGAAATTCCACCTTCACCCATAAGGGCACCGGCAATAACAAAAAAAGGGACCGCCTGAAGAACAAAAACATGGGCTCCTTTTACGAGATTGATGGCAATCATCTGCACCGGCATTTCGAGATAAAGAGTAGTGAGTACTGCTGAGATTCCCATTGCCAGGGCAATTCTCTGCCCGAGAAACATCATGAGCAGAAAGCTCCCCAGTAATATGGCAATGGCAATATTTGGATCAGGCATTTCTAGCCTCCTTGGGAGAAATTCCTGTGGATATTTCAAAAATCAGTTTGAAGCTGAGCATGGCCGCCAGCAGGATGCCCCCTACGGGAACAGAGAGATACAACCAGCCTTTTGATATGCCAATAGCTGAATCAATCCAGTTTTTATTCAGTTCAACAACTTTAAATCCTTCCACACAGAGAAAGATGGCAAAGGCGATGATTGTCAAGTCATTAAAGATAGCAATGCCGTTCTTCCACTTGGAAGGAAGGTACTGTTCCAGCAAGGTGATACGGATATGATTTTCATTCCTGATCCCGATGGCAATGCTGAGCATTGAAAACCAGACCATACAGAGAAGGGAAATCCCTTCTCCCCAGGCGGGGCTTTTATTCAGGACAAAACGTCCGAATACGACGATCGTAATTACGATTATCTGCATAGTCATCAAGGCACTGCAGAGGGCATTGATCGACTCATACATGCCCTCCATTACCTTCATCAGACTGCGGGGCAGTTTGCTGTTGGTTGTCATTTTGTTCTCCCGACAAAAAAACCGGCAGGAGCCGCAGCTCCGGCCGGTACTATATTGTCCTTCAGTTTATTAAATTATTTTACAGCCTGAATCTCTTTGATCAGATCTGTCAGACCGGCGCCGTACTGATAGAATACGGGGGTCGCGGCTTCAATCCATGCGTCCTTGTCACTCAGTTCATAAAACGTTGCCCCTTTGGACTCCATATCGGCAATATACTCTTTGTTTTTCCTTTCTACAAATTCCTTAACGAAACCTGTACTGGCCACAGCAGCATCTTTGATGATCTTCTGATCTGCAGAACTCAGCTTGTTCCAAGAGATTTCAGACATGTGAATGAGACTGGGTGCCATGGTATGTGTATCGAAGGTAAAGTAGGGAGCCACTTCAAAAAAGTTGTTTGTGTAGTAACCAGCAACGGGGTTTTCAGCAGCATCAACAACGCCGGTCTGAAGTGCTGAATACAGTTCGCTGTAGGCGATGGGTGTGGCAGAAGCACCGAAGCCTTCCATGAGATCCACAAACATCTGAATGTTTTGAACCCTTACTTTCAGACCTTTCATGTCATCCAGACTCTTAATGGGTTTTTTTGTTGTAAAGAAGCTTCTGGCACCGTCTGAATGGTATGCCAGGGAAACCAGCTTTGTACCACCGGCCTGAACGCTGGCCAGAATTTTTTCTCCCACTTCACCAAGCATAACTTTGTTAAGATGGTCTTCGTCTCTGAAAACATAAGGAAGCTCATAGACATAGACCTCTTTGACGCCCATATCCGCGATGGTTCCGGGCTTTGAAAAAGTAAAGTCCAGGGCTCCGACCTGTACGGCCTGTACCATTTCGCTTACTCCACCCAGCTGGCTGGAGGGATACAGATCTATGGTAATTCTACCCCCTGAGTTCTTCTTTACTTCATCAGCAAAGAACTGTGCGCCCTGCAGGAAGGGGTGGTTTGTTGGGTTAACAGCACCAAAACGCAGTGTGATAGGTTCGGTAGACTGTTTAACAACTTTTGCTGGTGCGGCTTCCTGCTGACCTGCAGCAAATACAGCGGAAGAGAGCAGGACGGCCAATAAGATGGTCATTAACTTTTTCATTAGAATACTCCTTTAATTTAGTAAGTAAATGGTATATCCACTTTGTTACAACTGAAAAGGGTAATAATCGAGCCAGACCTGGCTTTAGCAATCCATATCCCTATAGATTACTCATTCCTTCCTGCCATTTTGATGATAGAATTAATTATGAAGCAAGAAAAAAAATCCTTCTTTCTCCTGGGAGACTCCATATCAATCCATTACAGACCTTTTCTAATCCACCATCTTGGATCGTCCTGGACTATTTTTGGAAAAGACGGAACTGCCAGGGATCTGGAAGATCTTGATTTCCCCAGAGGAGCCAATGGTGGAGATTCGGCCATGGTTCTCGAATACCTGAAAAACGAGCTCCCCTTTTCCCAGACGAAAACCCTTCTCCTCAATTGCGGGCTACATGATATAAAACGGTATGAGAGTCAGTCGGGGTATCAGGTAACAACTGATGAGTATAAAAAGAATCTGACAGCCATCACAAAACTTTGTAAAGATAGTGGAATGACACTGATCTGGATTACAACTACGGGATTTGATGAGATCCGGCACAACACTCTTCAAAAAGAATTTAAACGACATGAAGCCGATGGAGAACTCTTCAACAGTATTGCCCTGGATGTAATGCATCAGGCAGAGCTGCCGGTCATAGACCTGAGAAGATTTACAGCGTCACTGGAAGGTGATGAGATATTCGACGATCATATCCACTTTTCCCTGCCCGTGCGGAGAAGGCAGGGGGAATTTCTGTCATTGGAGGTCAGAAAAATTCTGGATGGAATCAGTGACTAGTCCCCAGGAAAGACAGCTTTCTTTTTTGAAAGGATACGCCCTTATGCAGAATCGACTCCTATTAATTCAGCCGTAGCTGACCTTTTTCATCCCTTCCCCGTCAATACAGGTCGCCAGATGATCAAGAATGACCGAGGATTTCCGTCCTTCTATCCCGTCACAGAGCAACTCTTCTTTTCCTTCTACGGCTTTATTGAAATTATCTATCAGTCCCCAATGGGTATAGCGCAGCCCACCCACATGAACAGAGCGCTCTTGACCGTCTACCTGAAAGATCATCTGTCCCGCTTTTAAATCATGGAGGTAAATCCTTCCCTTACTCCCCTGAATGATCAGGCTTTCGGGCATGCCTGTCTCTAACCAGCCCATGGCCATGCGGACAGTAACACCGGAATGAGTCAAAGCTTCAATATAGGGAATCCTCCGTGCCGGGAGGAAGGGATCATCCGTGCTGCCGCCGATCCCGGCGCTGGCAATCTCTCCAAAAAAATAATGTACCAGATCAAGGCGGTGGGAAGTTGGAAATTCATTACAAAAATAAAGAGCTTCCGGGGTCCCGATAATCCCTTCTCTGAGCTTATCGGCAATGTAGCGGATCGATGGATAGCCCCGTCTATAATATGCCACTCCCAGGGAGCAGCCTGATTTATCCGCAGCGGCAATCATGGAATCACAACCTTTACTGTCGATAGACATGGGCTTTTCAACCAGAACATGCTTACCAGCTTCCAGGGCCTTCATTGTATGTTCCCGGTGAAGAGGATGGGGGCTCGCCACATAGATGGCATTAATTTCAGGAGAAGAAATCAATTCATCAAAGGAAGAGACATAGCGGCCATGACCGTGGCGCTGCACAAAGTCTTCCCCGGCATCCCTGTTTCGTCTGTGAACGAGAATCAGATCAGAATTATACAGTAAATACAAAGGCGGTCCCGATTTCCGCTCACACACATCTCCAGCACCAATCATTCCCCATTTAACCATTTTACAATCCCTTATTAACCAATGCTTATTCACTTGATTCAAAAAGTCAATGACTGCAAAAGTAGTAAAAACAATAATCGAAAAGTCCAAATAAAATTCTGTTTGCACCATGGTGTTCTGAAGCTAAGGATGGAATAATTAGATTCTCAATATAGAGGAAAGAATGAGCACCCTAAAGAACAAGAGAACCCCATTGCTAGGTTTGTATTTTGATGAAGACCAGATGAGTTTGCTCCTGAAGCGCCGGAGTGACCCCCGATTGTTACCCCACTTCAACTCCCCTGACAATATCAATTATGCCGCCTACGGTGATAAACAGGAACACTACCACATGCACATTGTCCCCAAGAAAAAAGATATTCCGGGCTGAGGATCTCATTTTGAAATGCGTCCCCATCCGGGGATCTATATGGATGAAGACGCTACAGCAGAACGGGGATCTAACTTATGATCAGGAATCCGGAAGGTCCTGGAGAACTGAAACCTGAGCGCCGGATCAGATTGTCAACGACCCAGCTGTTCCGGTACTATCTTCAAACAAAGGTTAATTTAAGCTATGGGATTCTTCCCGATATAAGCCAGGATTCCCCCGTCAACATACAGGACATGACCATTAACAAAGTCAGATGAACTGGATGCCAGGAATACAGCAGGCCCCATCAGGTCATCAGTCTTTCCCCATCTGGCCGCGGGAGTCTTGGAAAGAATGAATTTGTTAAAAGGATGTTCGGGAGTCCTCAAAGGAGCAGTCTGAGGAGTCTCAAAGTATCCTGGACCAATACCGTTACACTGAATATTATACTCCCCGTATTCACTGCAGATATTACGGGTTAGCATTTTCAGACCTCCCTTTGCCGCAGCATAAGCGGATACAGTTTCCCGCCCTAATTCACTCATCATGGAACAGATATTGATAATTTTTCCTGAGTTTCTTTTCATCATGGAAGGTAAAACAGCTTTAGACACAATAAACGGGCCAGTCAGGTCGATGTCTATGACCTGGCGAAACTCTTCTGCTGTCATTTCATGCATGGGGATACGTTATATGATACCTGCATTATTCACAAGGATATCAATAGGAGCCAGATCTGATTCAATCTGTTTCACCAGGTCGACCATCTGATCTTCATCAGTCACATCTGCGACATACCCTTTTACGGGAATTCCTGCTTCCTTGTATGCTGCCAATCCCTTGTCTACCAGATCCTGATTGATATCATTGAAAGCAACCTTGGCACCGAATGTAGCCAGTCCCTTGGCGATAGCAAATCCAATACCATAGGAACCACCGGTGACCAGGGCCACCTTTCCTGACAAATCAAAGCTTAGTTCATTAAACATCTTTTTCTCCTTCTACAGAACCGGAACCCTGATGAATTCCAGAACATGATTGAATACACTAAAATTTTAATTACCCTTAATGAGTATTTTCATAAGATCTGCCTGTTCATCCAGAGATTCAAAGCAGGATTGTGCATCTTCCAGTGATGCAACTTTCGAAATAACCTTTCTCCAGGGAGCCTTATTTTCATGCAGCAACTTGATGGCCCTGTCAAAATCTTCTGACTGATACACCCTGGCTCCACGGATATCAAGTTCTCTGAGAAAGATTTCCTTAAGCACAACCTCAGCTGGAGCTCCGAAGATTCCCACCAAAACAATGACACCACGGGGACGGGCAAGGCCGGTCATCAAAGCAGCACCGGGCTTTGAACCGGATACTTCAAAAACAATATCTGCTCCATCCCCTCCAGTCCATTGGAATACTGCTTCTACAGGATTCACAGTAAGGGAATCTATAGTCTTGATACCCATGTCCTCAGCAACATCCCTTCTCTCCTTACTGATTTCCAAAAGCCTGACATCAGCACCGTCCAACTGAGCCAGAAGGGCGATTAGCAGACCGATAGGTCCTCCCCCGATTATGGCTACCCGGTCGCCTTTCTTTAAACCTGAACGTGATACATCATGGCAGGCTACGGCCAGAGGTTCCGTCAGAGCAGCCACTTCCAGATCCATATCCTCTGGAAGTGCATGAAGAATGTCAGCTTTTACTTTCCAGTACTGCTGAAAGGCTCCTTCCGAATCGACACCAATAAAATTAAGGTTCTGGCAGATATGGGAGTATCCCATCCTACAGGCAATACAATCCTTATCGGGATCTAATGGACGGACGGTCACCTTCTGTCCTTTTTCATAGCCTGTCACACCGGCACCCAGTTCATGAATAGTTCCGGACATTTCATGACCGAATGTCATGGGAGGCTTCACTCTTTCATCCATTATGCCATGATAGATATGGCGGTCAGTTCCGCAGATTCCGCAATAGGCAATCTTGATGACAACTTCACTGGAACCAGCCTCCGGGATCTCTTTATCTACTACAGTCAGTAATTTCGCATTGTTATAAACGAGGGATTTCATACCTTCTCCTTGTGTAAAAACTTGATTATCCCCGGCAATATATTGATACCGGGATAGAAAATACAATCAGCTCATAAAATTGCACTGATGCAGAGACTTGCGGTTCAGT from Oceanispirochaeta sp. carries:
- a CDS encoding sulfatase-like hydrolase/transferase, with translation MSYKPNVLLINTDHWPASLMGITGHPSLLTPTLNSLARDGIRFQNAYSECPVCIPARRSLMTGTSPRTHGDRVYTDTMEMPDVPTLAETFGNNGYQTFAVGKLHVYPQRNRIGFDDALITEEARYDFGVVDDYQIWLGEQGYTGQEFMHGMGNNNYQSRPWHLPEETHQTNWITREMIKVLKRRDPGKPGFYYLSYPAPHPPLVPLQHYFDLYSKEEIPEPLTGDWNGDNCYALKALTDKTDHYSPKEKTDALRAFYGLCTHIDHQIRLVIGTLREMSLLENTIIMFISDHGDMLFNHKMLAKRVFYEGSANIPCLISGKPVEKLRGQIDNRLVCLADVMPTLLDLCGLIIPDSVEGLSAVRDEKRSYLYGEIGEGDTASRMIHDGRFKLIYYPLGNYSQLFDLQEDPTELHNLSGEADHADKLKELQKELMSRLYKEDSQWIQDASLQGLPDKEYQRSPDYSLYNQRGGHWPPPSGYGSLGKS
- a CDS encoding DMT family transporter, with product MNSAIYFLPIGAAFIMSIGMLMAKSVLKQTNSITFMFFRSFAGLAVALFFIPLVSLAEVPHSSLLLLLLSVVLVPFSMNLLFFNGVERGDIGAQNALLQITPAFVVISDILILSHRPGMLSWTGLGLIIFAVMILAGFLFRRGSSPGTTPLSVFFGVASAAVNGVNLVILSIILPDLGRPALLIAQNLANALLAGILFFRLGGFSTLKPMKNRGRIILLSLLNGILVRVVYFNFRLISLETLGPVVTSALLLTQVLFTLILSALILKEKATAPKIWGVFLIVAGALVVTLGSF
- a CDS encoding helix-turn-helix domain-containing protein; this encodes MIRLIIAEDEALERKALRSLVEAEFSKSIEIIAECATGRTFLETALELDPDLMLVDIEMPEMSGLEALNLLRENGLSGEALILTAYSEFDYARLAVKYQAADYLLKPISRRNFSESIRKSMERIDKKKQEVPGRNQRSQERELIWRLRHPGPEFRTNLNELSQILKMKNTPFYFHSLPLARRSGRPLLLSLKTRFDGMGCDCFGACIAGAAELIIQSREGEISPGKILNALEDNNQDSTLLPEPLLLGPHTDFGDLVREINEKSLRERESPWVPGSLSRVSLERSLGDDLVEGRLHLIHGKLANLFQYKKAVAGPGEARSYALELITVIDRRLISLFAVRFDSLDPEVLTPRLNDFSETGEVLEILDSLFCDVSRQIRQTHRTREQRLVGEIRAFLEDHSGEPPSLQEVSDRLKKSPSYISRCFRRVTGLSYKEFQIMHRMEMAKELLLTPGMTVADAAAATGFADPNYFSKAFKRETGLSPRAYADGESYK
- a CDS encoding sensor histidine kinase, which produces MAFKTKIRSIRNQFLIKLLFLLFTVFAGYGASFGAYVLVIKEYRIMMERHSRMARLPIELGHMIDVFESYILQRDPSLIERYDQGLDRVNELLRAEHFYAITPPGTPAYSIYRRSLLGMVEYYDNSARTIMSLEKFDDATFLEMSYLKTQAVYIVVRAQELVVAYLDASNEAHESFLLKWQRTQGRLFAVLAILLLLDFGTVLFFIRDLSSHLFSVENAARELSLKNWLIPDLRETRYSELKSVGDAFNDMKKNIIGFVEDIEHNAQLDALLNKEKLAASEREKTHRETQLRALQLQINPHFLFNTLNMVGRSAMFLDSDVTVSLVESISSILRYSLDNEGKEVFFSKELGVLKAYILIQEVRHGDRIRFLLDIDEAGQDVSVPPMILQPLVENSITHGLKDVTENGLLQVSTVIQEGFLNIEVRDNGCGISEESLANLWNRRGDESRKGIGVTNVRDRLELSFSERAGFAITNAPEGGTIVSLRIPCKERLA
- a CDS encoding TRAP transporter large permease → MPDPNIAIAILLGSFLLMMFLGQRIALAMGISAVLTTLYLEMPVQMIAINLVKGAHVFVLQAVPFFVIAGALMGEGGISNRLIVLSKALIGWMRGGLAMVNILASMFFGGISGSASADTSSIGSIMIPMMKKDGYDGEFATTVTMASSIQGLLVPPSHNFVIFAMAAGGVSIGKLFMGGLVPGIFLGIALMVYCYVFSVLRKYPKGDKFDLRFALKSTYDSSWGLLTVLIVVVGVVGGIFTATEAAAIAVIWSLFVTFVIYREIPLRSFFKILRTSLETLSIVMILIASAGAFGWLVAFLKIPALFASGIMALTSSKFVILILINLLLLFLGTLTGMSALIVIMTPILLPIVLEMGMDPVHFGVVMILNLGIGLITPPVGGVLFIGSAISRIPIEKLSRAMIPFYLVMVSVLLAITYIPQIVMTLPNLFYQ
- a CDS encoding TRAP transporter small permease, which produces MTTNSKLPRSLMKVMEGMYESINALCSALMTMQIIVITIVVFGRFVLNKSPAWGEGISLLCMVWFSMLSIAIGIRNENHIRITLLEQYLPSKWKNGIAIFNDLTIIAFAIFLCVEGFKVVELNKNWIDSAIGISKGWLYLSVPVGGILLAAMLSFKLIFEISTGISPKEARNA
- a CDS encoding TRAP transporter substrate-binding protein encodes the protein MKKLMTILLAVLLSSAVFAAGQQEAAPAKVVKQSTEPITLRFGAVNPTNHPFLQGAQFFADEVKKNSGGRITIDLYPSSQLGGVSEMVQAVQVGALDFTFSKPGTIADMGVKEVYVYELPYVFRDEDHLNKVMLGEVGEKILASVQAGGTKLVSLAYHSDGARSFFTTKKPIKSLDDMKGLKVRVQNIQMFVDLMEGFGASATPIAYSELYSALQTGVVDAAENPVAGYYTNNFFEVAPYFTFDTHTMAPSLIHMSEISWNKLSSADQKIIKDAAVASTGFVKEFVERKNKEYIADMESKGATFYELSDKDAWIEAATPVFYQYGAGLTDLIKEIQAVK
- a CDS encoding SGNH/GDSL hydrolase family protein — encoded protein: MKQEKKSFFLLGDSISIHYRPFLIHHLGSSWTIFGKDGTARDLEDLDFPRGANGGDSAMVLEYLKNELPFSQTKTLLLNCGLHDIKRYESQSGYQVTTDEYKKNLTAITKLCKDSGMTLIWITTTGFDEIRHNTLQKEFKRHEADGELFNSIALDVMHQAELPVIDLRRFTASLEGDEIFDDHIHFSLPVRRRQGEFLSLEVRKILDGISD
- a CDS encoding Gfo/Idh/MocA family oxidoreductase, producing MVKWGMIGAGDVCERKSGPPLYLLYNSDLILVHRRNRDAGEDFVQRHGHGRYVSSFDELISSPEINAIYVASPHPLHREHTMKALEAGKHVLVEKPMSIDSKGCDSMIAAADKSGCSLGVAYYRRGYPSIRYIADKLREGIIGTPEALYFCNEFPTSHRLDLVHYFFGEIASAGIGGSTDDPFLPARRIPYIEALTHSGVTVRMAMGWLETGMPESLIIQGSKGRIYLHDLKAGQMIFQVDGQERSVHVGGLRYTHWGLIDNFNKAVEGKEELLCDGIEGRKSSVILDHLATCIDGEGMKKVSYG